ATCGGATCGTGCACAAAGTCCATGACGGCCACGCTCATTGCCCTGCTGGTCGAACAAAGCAAGCTGTCCTGGGGAGCGACCGTGGCGGACGTCTTTCCGGACCTGCTGGGCAAGATCCATTCCGGCTACCATCGGGTCACGGCGGTGCACCTGCTCTCTCACCGCGCTGGGCTGCCCGAGAGGAGCGGCGCGGACCCGTCGTGGCCGCAGGTTCGCGCACTGGCCGGGCCCCTCCAGCAGCAGCGGCGCGCGTTGATCGAGATCGTCCTTTCGCGCGCGCCGGTGGCCGAACCGGGCTCGCGGATGGCCTACTCGAACTTCGGGTACACGATCGCCGGCGCGTTCGCCGAGCAGGTGACCGGGCAGAGATGGGAGGACCTGATGCACCGGATGCTCTTTAGCCCGCTGGGGATGACCATCGTGGGTTTCGGCGCGCCGGGTCTTGCCCAGCCTTGGGGGCATAAGCCCACCGGCTGCCATCCGGTTGCGCCGGGACCCGATGCCGACAACCCGCCGGTGATTGGGCCGGCCGGCACGGTCCACTGCTCGATGGGTGGCTGGGCACGCTATGCCGCGCTCCACCTCAGGGGCGCGCTCGGTGAGCCGGGCCTCCTGGTTGGTACCGACAGCTTCGAGCGCCTCCACCGGGATGAGTTCGGGCAGGGCTACGCCCTGGGATGGAGCGTGGTGCGTCGAGGTTGGGCCGGTGGGACCGCCCTCACTCATGCCGGCACCAACGGCTTCTGGTATGCCTTCGTCTGGCTCGCCCCGGCACGGAACGCCGCGTTCCTGGCGGCAACCAACTGTGGCCCTGAGGTCGGTTTGCGCGCGTGCGACGCGGCGGTGGCTGCTATGATTAGGAAGTATCTCTCCTGACCACCCCAGGAGGCCGCCTCCGCGCATAGAACAGAGCGACCATGGAAGTCCCGCCCCACGAACTTGTCCCGCCGTACCCGTCGAGGCCCTGCTGACATTGCGGCCCCGGCGCGATCGCGTTTTCAGCCGCGCGTTTGTTGACCTTTGGATCGTCGCCATGACCACCTTCTTTGGATTCCAGTTGCTGACCGCTGCTCTACCCCTGTACGCGGTGCGGCTCGGCGCCGACGACGCCGTGATTGGGCTGATGATTGGGCTGGTCGCGGTGGTGGCGCTCTTTGTTCGGCCCCTCGCCGGGTGGTGGGTTGACCGCGGGAACGGCGTAGCGCCGCTGGCGGTCGGGGCGGCGATCTACGCTATCTGCGCGCTCGGATACTGGCTGGCACCCTCGGTGAGCGCGCTGCTTGCCATGCGCGCCGCCTCCGGCCTGGCGATCGCGTTCTTCGTGACGGCGAGCCAGGCCTTGGCCGCCAACCTGGCGCCAGCGCAGCGCCGTGGCGAGGCCCTCAGCCTGTTTGGGCTGGCGGCGACGTTGAGTGGGGGTATAGCGCCGCCGGCCGGCGTTGCGGTCTCGCAGGCCGCCGGCTATCCGGTTCTGTTCGCGGCGTGCATGGCCGCCGGCCTGCTGGGCATGTTGCTGGCATGGCCCTTGCGGATACTCCCGCCCAATCCCGCCGACCATCGCAG
This DNA window, taken from bacterium, encodes the following:
- a CDS encoding serine hydrolase domain-containing protein, with the translated sequence MNRRTFLKLAALGAGAAFLPVTMGGEKASLAQASPESLDGLLEPIRAAHGMPALAGAFVRGSDLAAIGATGVRRAGTADRVQVHDRFHIGSCTKSMTATLIALLVEQSKLSWGATVADVFPDLLGKIHSGYHRVTAVHLLSHRAGLPERSGADPSWPQVRALAGPLQQQRRALIEIVLSRAPVAEPGSRMAYSNFGYTIAGAFAEQVTGQRWEDLMHRMLFSPLGMTIVGFGAPGLAQPWGHKPTGCHPVAPGPDADNPPVIGPAGTVHCSMGGWARYAALHLRGALGEPGLLVGTDSFERLHRDEFGQGYALGWSVVRRGWAGGTALTHAGTNGFWYAFVWLAPARNAAFLAATNCGPEVGLRACDAAVAAMIRKYLS
- a CDS encoding MFS transporter, with protein sequence MRPRRDRVFSRAFVDLWIVAMTTFFGFQLLTAALPLYAVRLGADDAVIGLMIGLVAVVALFVRPLAGWWVDRGNGVAPLAVGAAIYAICALGYWLAPSVSALLAMRAASGLAIAFFVTASQALAANLAPAQRRGEALSLFGLAATLSGGIAPPAGVAVSQAAGYPVLFAACMAAGLLGMLLAWPLRILPPNPADHRSTRLINMAVLMPGSLLVTLAVTFGTNVALLAVHASRRDLPNPGMVFVAQAAGLLLAQTLAGRLSDRYGRLAVIWPALVLASTGMWATSLLSGGWLLMAAMVSGLGLGLGNPALYALAADLVPAHERGSAMGTMGVFHEIGIALGAIGGGLMGRAVGLGQMYALAGFLPAMGAAFALALRSSRAGKKPPVSFV